From Myotis daubentonii chromosome 15, mMyoDau2.1, whole genome shotgun sequence, one genomic window encodes:
- the NIP7 gene encoding 60S ribosome subunit biogenesis protein NIP7 homolog isoform X4 codes for MVSDSAALAWGTNGKRALGLPGRARLTSSSGDWGTRIRCPNSGKMRPLTEEETRVMFEKIAKYIGENLQLLVDRPDGTYCFRLHNDRVYYVSEKILKLAANIAGDKLVSLGTCFGKFTKTHKFRLHITALDYLAPYAKYKVWIKPGAEQSFLYGNHVLKSGLGRITENTSQYQGVVVYSMADIPLP; via the exons ATGGTTTCTGATTCGGCGGCGCTGGCGTGGGGAACCAATGGAAAGCGGGCTTTGGGGTTGCCAGGGAGAGCGCGGCTGACTTCCTCTTCCGGCGACTGGGGCACGAGGATCCGGTGTCCCAACAGCGGGAAAATGCGGCCTTTGACTGAAGAGGAGACCCGTGTCATGTTTGAGAAGATAGCAAAATA CATCGGGGAGAACCTTCAGCTGCTGGTCGATAGGCCCGACGGCACCTACTGCTTCAGGCTGCACAACGACCGCGTGTACTACGTGAG TGAAAAGATCTTGAAGTTGGCCGCCAACATCGCCGGTGACAAGCTGGTGTCGCTGGGGACCTGCTTCGGGAAATTCACCAAGACCCACAAATTCCGGTTGCACATCACAGCTCTGGATTACCTTGCACCCTATGCCAAG TACAAAGTGTGGATAAAGCCTGGAGCAGAGCAGTCCTTCCTGTATGGGAATCACGTGTTAAAATCTGGACTGGGTCGAATCACTGAAAACACGTCTCAGTACCAGGGCGTGGTGGTGTACTCCATGGCAGACATCCCTTTG ccataa
- the TMED6 gene encoding transmembrane emp24 domain-containing protein 6: MFPLLIGAGLVVLNLVTSARSQKTEPLSGSGDQSLFRGADRYDFAIMIPPGGIECFWQFAHQTGYFYFSYEVQRTMGISHDRHIAATAHTPQGFLIETSQNVRGQINFSTHETGFYQLCLKNQQNHFGSVQVYLNFGVFYEEPEMDHKQKNERKQLNDTLDAIEESTRKVQKNIFHMWRHYNFARMRKMADFFLLQSNYNYVNWWSMAQSLVIVLSGILQLYFLKRLFNVSTTTDTKKPKC; this comes from the exons ATGTTCCCTTTGCTCATTGGGGCTGGACTGGTGGTTCTGAACCTAGTGACCTCTGCTAGGAGCCAGAAAACAGAACCCCTTAGTGGCTCTGGGGACCAGTCACTCTTCCGGGGAGCAGATCGATATGACTTTGCCATCATGATCCCTCCAGGAGGCATAGAATGCTTTTGGCAATTTGCCCACCAAACTGGATACTTCTATTTCAGCTATGAG GTTCAGCGGACAATGGGAATATCACATGACCGGCATATTGCTGCCACTGCACATACCCCACAAGGTTTTCTCATAGAAACCTCTCAGAATGTTCGGGGCCAGATTAACTTCTCTACCCATGAGACAG GTTTTTATCAACTTTGtctaaaaaatcagcaaaatcaCTTTGGTTCTGTGCAAGTGTACCTCAATTTTGGAGTCTTCTATGAAGAGCCTGAGATGGACCATAAacagaagaatgaaagaaaacaactgAATGATACTCTGGATGCAATTGAG GAAAGTACACGAAAGGtacagaaaaatatctttcacatGTGGCGTCATTACAACTTTGCCCGCATGAGGAAAATGGCTGACTTTTTCCTCCTCCAATCAAACTACAACTATGTGAACTGGTGGTCGATGGCCCAGAGCCTTGTTATTGTTCTTTCTGGGATCCTGCAGCTGTACTTCCTGAAGCGTCTCTTCAATGTCTCAACGACTACAGACACAAAGAAGCCAAAATGCTAA
- the NIP7 gene encoding 60S ribosome subunit biogenesis protein NIP7 homolog isoform X2, whose product MVSDSAALAWGTNGKRALGLPGRARLTSSSGDWGTRIRCPNSGKMRPLTEEETRVMFEKIAKYIGENLQLLVDRPDGTYCFRLHNDRVYYVSEKILKLAANIAGDKLVSLGTCFGKFTKTHKFRLHITALDYLAPYAKYKVWIKPGAEQSFLYGNHVLKSGLGRITENTSQYQGVVVYSMADIPLGFGVAAKSTQDCRKVDPMAIVVFHQADIGEYVRHEETLT is encoded by the exons ATGGTTTCTGATTCGGCGGCGCTGGCGTGGGGAACCAATGGAAAGCGGGCTTTGGGGTTGCCAGGGAGAGCGCGGCTGACTTCCTCTTCCGGCGACTGGGGCACGAGGATCCGGTGTCCCAACAGCGGGAAAATGCGGCCTTTGACTGAAGAGGAGACCCGTGTCATGTTTGAGAAGATAGCAAAATA CATCGGGGAGAACCTTCAGCTGCTGGTCGATAGGCCCGACGGCACCTACTGCTTCAGGCTGCACAACGACCGCGTGTACTACGTGAG TGAAAAGATCTTGAAGTTGGCCGCCAACATCGCCGGTGACAAGCTGGTGTCGCTGGGGACCTGCTTCGGGAAATTCACCAAGACCCACAAATTCCGGTTGCACATCACAGCTCTGGATTACCTTGCACCCTATGCCAAG TACAAAGTGTGGATAAAGCCTGGAGCAGAGCAGTCCTTCCTGTATGGGAATCACGTGTTAAAATCTGGACTGGGTCGAATCACTGAAAACACGTCTCAGTACCAGGGCGTGGTGGTGTACTCCATGGCAGACATCCCTTTG GGTTTTGGGGTGGCAGCAAAGTCTACACAAGACTGCAGGAAAGTAGACCCCATGGCGATTGTGGTATTTCATCAAGCAGACATTGGGGAATATGTGCGACACGAAGAGACATTGACTTAA
- the NIP7 gene encoding 60S ribosome subunit biogenesis protein NIP7 homolog isoform X3 produces MVSDSAALAWGTNGKRALGLPGRARLTSSSGDWGTRIRCPNSGKMRPLTEEETRVMFEKIAKYIGENLQLLVDRPDGTYCFRLHNDRVYYVSEKILKLAANIAGDKLVSLGTCFGKFTKTHKFRLHITALDYLAPYAKYKVWIKPGAEQSFLYGNHVLKSGLGRITENTSQYQGVVVYSMADIPLPSVRAY; encoded by the exons ATGGTTTCTGATTCGGCGGCGCTGGCGTGGGGAACCAATGGAAAGCGGGCTTTGGGGTTGCCAGGGAGAGCGCGGCTGACTTCCTCTTCCGGCGACTGGGGCACGAGGATCCGGTGTCCCAACAGCGGGAAAATGCGGCCTTTGACTGAAGAGGAGACCCGTGTCATGTTTGAGAAGATAGCAAAATA CATCGGGGAGAACCTTCAGCTGCTGGTCGATAGGCCCGACGGCACCTACTGCTTCAGGCTGCACAACGACCGCGTGTACTACGTGAG TGAAAAGATCTTGAAGTTGGCCGCCAACATCGCCGGTGACAAGCTGGTGTCGCTGGGGACCTGCTTCGGGAAATTCACCAAGACCCACAAATTCCGGTTGCACATCACAGCTCTGGATTACCTTGCACCCTATGCCAAG TACAAAGTGTGGATAAAGCCTGGAGCAGAGCAGTCCTTCCTGTATGGGAATCACGTGTTAAAATCTGGACTGGGTCGAATCACTGAAAACACGTCTCAGTACCAGGGCGTGGTGGTGTACTCCATGGCAGACATCCCTTTG CCTTCAGTGCGTGCTTATTGA
- the COG8 gene encoding conserved oligomeric Golgi complex subunit 8 isoform X1, producing MATTEVLPSSASASSPATAAALGDVEDEGLLASLFRDRFPEAQWRERPDVGRYLRELSGSGLERLRREPERLAEERAQLLQQTRDLAFANYKTFIRGAECTERIHRLFGDVEASVGRLLERLPSFQQSCRNFVKEAEEISSNRRMNTLTLNRHTEILEILEIPQLMDTCVRNSYYEEALELAAYVRRLEKKYSSIPVIQGIVNEVRQSMQLMLSQLVQQLRTSVQLPACLRVIGFLRRMDIFTEAELRVKFLQARDAWLRSILTAIPTDDPYFHITKTIEACRVHLFDIITQYRAIFADEDPLLSPAPGEHTVNESAIFHGWVLQKVSQFLQVLEADLHRGIGGRLDSLLGQCMYFGLSFSRVGADFRGQLAPVFQQVAISTFQKAIQEAVEKFQDEMNSYTLILAPAILGSSNLPAAVPATQPGTLQPPMVLLDFPPLACFLNNILVAFNDLRLCCPIALAQDVTGVLEDALAKVTRVILGFHRAEEAAFTNGERELFIQFCTVFLEDLVPYLNRCLQVLFPPAQIAQTLGIPPTQLSKYGNLGHVNISIVQEPLAFILPKKEMVFCLDEREPAPELTAPAAAPELPAEESRLQPITPAFPEEGQEQVESGEPLLDVPSEST from the exons ATGGCGACGACGGAGGTACTCCCGTCCTCCGCTTCGGCTTCCTCCCCGGCCACCGCAGCGGCTCTCGGGGACGTGGAGGATGAAGGGCTCCTGGCGTCGCTGTTCCGGGATCGCTTCCCCGAGGCCCAGTGGCGGGAACGGCCCGACGTGGGCCGCTACCTCCGGGAGCTGAGCGGCTCCGGGCTGGAGCGGCTGCGGCGCGAGCCCGAGCGCCTGGCGGAGGAGCGCGCCCAGCTGCTGCAGCAAACGCGCGACCTGGCCTTCGCCAACTACAAGACCTTCATCCGCGGCGCCGAGTGCACCGAGCGCATCCACCGCCTGTTTGGCGACGTGGAGGCGTCGGTCGGCCGCCTGCTCGAGCGCCTGCCCAGCTTCCAGCAGAGCTGCAG GAACTTCGTGAAAGAGGCTGAGGAGATCAGCTCCAACCGCCGGATGAACACCCTGACTCTGAACCGGCACACGGAAATCCTGGAAATCTTAGAGATTCCTCAGCTCATGGATACCTGTGTCCGAAACAGCTACTACGAAGAGGCCCTGGAGCTCGCAGCCTACGTTCGCCGACTGGAAAAGAAATACTCCTCCATCCCTGTCATCCAG GGCATTGTGAACGAAGTGCGCCAGTCCATGCAGCTGATGCTGAGCCAGCTGGTCCAGCAGCTGAGGACCAGCGTccagctccctgcctgcctccgTGTCATTGGCTTCCTGAGGCGCATGGACATCTTCACTGAGGCTGAGTTGAGGGTGAAGTTTCTTCAGGCCCGAGATGCTTGGCTCCGCTCCATCCTGACTGCCATCCCCACCGATGACCCCTATTTCCACATCACAAAAACCATCGAGGCCTGCCGGGTCCACCTGTTTGACATCATCACTCAGTACCGCGCAATCTTCGCAGACGAGGACCCACTGCTGTCCCCGGCCCCGGGGGAGCACACCGTGAATGAGAGTGCGATCTTCCACGGCTGGGTCCTGCAGAAAGTCTCCCAGTTCCTGCAGGTGCTGGAAGCCGACCTCCACCGGGGGATAGGCGGCCGCCTGGACTCTCTGCTGGGCCAGTGCATGTACTTTGGGCTCTCCTTCAGCCGGGTGGGCGCTGATTTCCGGGGCCAGTTGGCTCCTGTTTTCCAGCAGGTCGCTATCAGCACTTTCCAGAAAGCAATTCAGGAGGCGGTGGAGAAGTTCCAAGATGAAATGAACTCCTACACCCTCATCTTGGCTCCAGCCATTTTGGGCAGCAGCAACCTGCCTGCTGCTGTGCCAGCGACTCAGCCAGGGACCCTGCAGCCGCCCATGGTGCTCTTGGACTTCCCACCCCTGGCCTGCTTCCTCAACAACATCCTGGTCGCCTTCAATGATCTGCGCCTTTGCTGCCCCATAGCCCTGGCGCAGGATGTGACTGGGGTCCTGGAGGACGCCCTTGCTAAG GTAACCAGAGTCATCCTGGGCTTCCATCGTGCTGAAGAGGCTGCCTTCACCAATGGGGAGCGAGAGCTTTTCATCCAGTTCTGCACTGTCTTCCTGGAGGACCTCGTTCCTTATTTAAATCGCTGTCTCCAAGTCCTTTTTCCACCAGCTCAGATAGCACAGACATTAg GCATTCCACCCACTCAGCTCTCCAAGTACGGAAACCTTGGGCATGTCAACATCAGCATCGTCCAGGAGCCTCTCGCCTTTATCCTGCCGAAGAAAGAGATGGTCTTCTGTCTGGATGAGAGGGAGCCAGCGCCAGAGCTCACAGCTCCAGCTGCGGCCCCAGAACTCCCAGCTGAGGAGTCAAGGCTCCAGCCCATCACTCCGGCCTTCCCTGAGGAGGGGCAAGAGCAGGTTGAATCAGGCGAGCCACTGCTGGACGTGCCCAGTGAGAGCACTTAA
- the COG8 gene encoding conserved oligomeric Golgi complex subunit 8 isoform X2, with product MATTEVLPSSASASSPATAAALGDVEDEGLLASLFRDRFPEAQWRERPDVGRYLRELSGSGLERLRREPERLAEERAQLLQQTRDLAFANYKTFIRGAECTERIHRLFGDVEASVGRLLERLPSFQQSCRNFVKEAEEISSNRRMNTLTLNRHTEILEILEIPQLMDTCVRNSYYEEALELAAYVRRLEKKYSSIPVIQGIVNEVRQSMQLMLSQLVQQLRTSVQLPACLRVIGFLRRMDIFTEAELRVKFLQARDAWLRSILTAIPTDDPYFHITKTIEACRVHLFDIITQYRAIFADEDPLLSPAPGEHTVNESAIFHGWVLQKVSQFLQVLEADLHRGIGGRLDSLLGQCMYFGLSFSRVGADFRGQLAPVFQQVAISTFQKAIQEAVEKFQDEMNSYTLILAPAILGSSNLPAAVPATQPGTLQPPMVLLDFPPLACFLNNILVAFNDLRLCCPIALAQDVTGVLEDALAKVTRVILGFHRAEEAAFTNGERELFIQFCTVFLEDLVPYLNRCLQVLFPPAQIAQTLALQVRKPWACQHQHRPGASRLYPAEERDGLLSG from the exons ATGGCGACGACGGAGGTACTCCCGTCCTCCGCTTCGGCTTCCTCCCCGGCCACCGCAGCGGCTCTCGGGGACGTGGAGGATGAAGGGCTCCTGGCGTCGCTGTTCCGGGATCGCTTCCCCGAGGCCCAGTGGCGGGAACGGCCCGACGTGGGCCGCTACCTCCGGGAGCTGAGCGGCTCCGGGCTGGAGCGGCTGCGGCGCGAGCCCGAGCGCCTGGCGGAGGAGCGCGCCCAGCTGCTGCAGCAAACGCGCGACCTGGCCTTCGCCAACTACAAGACCTTCATCCGCGGCGCCGAGTGCACCGAGCGCATCCACCGCCTGTTTGGCGACGTGGAGGCGTCGGTCGGCCGCCTGCTCGAGCGCCTGCCCAGCTTCCAGCAGAGCTGCAG GAACTTCGTGAAAGAGGCTGAGGAGATCAGCTCCAACCGCCGGATGAACACCCTGACTCTGAACCGGCACACGGAAATCCTGGAAATCTTAGAGATTCCTCAGCTCATGGATACCTGTGTCCGAAACAGCTACTACGAAGAGGCCCTGGAGCTCGCAGCCTACGTTCGCCGACTGGAAAAGAAATACTCCTCCATCCCTGTCATCCAG GGCATTGTGAACGAAGTGCGCCAGTCCATGCAGCTGATGCTGAGCCAGCTGGTCCAGCAGCTGAGGACCAGCGTccagctccctgcctgcctccgTGTCATTGGCTTCCTGAGGCGCATGGACATCTTCACTGAGGCTGAGTTGAGGGTGAAGTTTCTTCAGGCCCGAGATGCTTGGCTCCGCTCCATCCTGACTGCCATCCCCACCGATGACCCCTATTTCCACATCACAAAAACCATCGAGGCCTGCCGGGTCCACCTGTTTGACATCATCACTCAGTACCGCGCAATCTTCGCAGACGAGGACCCACTGCTGTCCCCGGCCCCGGGGGAGCACACCGTGAATGAGAGTGCGATCTTCCACGGCTGGGTCCTGCAGAAAGTCTCCCAGTTCCTGCAGGTGCTGGAAGCCGACCTCCACCGGGGGATAGGCGGCCGCCTGGACTCTCTGCTGGGCCAGTGCATGTACTTTGGGCTCTCCTTCAGCCGGGTGGGCGCTGATTTCCGGGGCCAGTTGGCTCCTGTTTTCCAGCAGGTCGCTATCAGCACTTTCCAGAAAGCAATTCAGGAGGCGGTGGAGAAGTTCCAAGATGAAATGAACTCCTACACCCTCATCTTGGCTCCAGCCATTTTGGGCAGCAGCAACCTGCCTGCTGCTGTGCCAGCGACTCAGCCAGGGACCCTGCAGCCGCCCATGGTGCTCTTGGACTTCCCACCCCTGGCCTGCTTCCTCAACAACATCCTGGTCGCCTTCAATGATCTGCGCCTTTGCTGCCCCATAGCCCTGGCGCAGGATGTGACTGGGGTCCTGGAGGACGCCCTTGCTAAG GTAACCAGAGTCATCCTGGGCTTCCATCGTGCTGAAGAGGCTGCCTTCACCAATGGGGAGCGAGAGCTTTTCATCCAGTTCTGCACTGTCTTCCTGGAGGACCTCGTTCCTTATTTAAATCGCTGTCTCCAAGTCCTTTTTCCACCAGCTCAGATAGCACAGACATTAg CTCTCCAAGTACGGAAACCTTGGGCATGTCAACATCAGCATCGTCCAGGAGCCTCTCGCCTTTATCCTGCCGAAGAAAGAGATGGTCTTCTGTCTGGATGA
- the COG8 gene encoding conserved oligomeric Golgi complex subunit 8 isoform X3, whose protein sequence is MATTEVLPSSASASSPATAAALGDVEDEGLLASLFRDRFPEAQWRERPDVGRYLRELSGSGLERLRREPERLAEERAQLLQQTRDLAFANYKTFIRGAECTERIHRLFGDVEASVGRLLERLPSFQQSCRNFVKEAEEISSNRRMNTLTLNRHTEILEILEIPQLMDTCVRNSYYEEALELAAYVRRLEKKYSSIPVIQGIVNEVRQSMQLMLSQLVQQLRTSVQLPACLRVIGFLRRMDIFTEAELRVKFLQARDAWLRSILTAIPTDDPYFHITKTIEACRVHLFDIITQYRAIFADEDPLLSPAPGEHTVNESAIFHGWVLQKVSQFLQVLEADLHRGIGGRLDSLLGQCMYFGLSFSRVGADFRGQLAPVFQQVAISTFQKAIQEAVEKFQDEMNSYTLILAPAILGSSNLPAAVPATQPGTLQPPMVLLDFPPLACFLNNILVAFNDLRLCCPIALAQDVTGVLEDALAKVTRVILGFHRAEEAAFTNGERELFIQFCTVFLEDLVPYLNRCLQVLFPPAQIAQTLGIPPTQLSKYGNLGHVNISIVQEPLAFILPKKEMVFCLDEREPAPELTAPAAAPELPAEDPRLDPRGEQVVWQASGWAARIIQHEMDHLQGCLFIDKMDSKTFTNVHWMEVND, encoded by the exons ATGGCGACGACGGAGGTACTCCCGTCCTCCGCTTCGGCTTCCTCCCCGGCCACCGCAGCGGCTCTCGGGGACGTGGAGGATGAAGGGCTCCTGGCGTCGCTGTTCCGGGATCGCTTCCCCGAGGCCCAGTGGCGGGAACGGCCCGACGTGGGCCGCTACCTCCGGGAGCTGAGCGGCTCCGGGCTGGAGCGGCTGCGGCGCGAGCCCGAGCGCCTGGCGGAGGAGCGCGCCCAGCTGCTGCAGCAAACGCGCGACCTGGCCTTCGCCAACTACAAGACCTTCATCCGCGGCGCCGAGTGCACCGAGCGCATCCACCGCCTGTTTGGCGACGTGGAGGCGTCGGTCGGCCGCCTGCTCGAGCGCCTGCCCAGCTTCCAGCAGAGCTGCAG GAACTTCGTGAAAGAGGCTGAGGAGATCAGCTCCAACCGCCGGATGAACACCCTGACTCTGAACCGGCACACGGAAATCCTGGAAATCTTAGAGATTCCTCAGCTCATGGATACCTGTGTCCGAAACAGCTACTACGAAGAGGCCCTGGAGCTCGCAGCCTACGTTCGCCGACTGGAAAAGAAATACTCCTCCATCCCTGTCATCCAG GGCATTGTGAACGAAGTGCGCCAGTCCATGCAGCTGATGCTGAGCCAGCTGGTCCAGCAGCTGAGGACCAGCGTccagctccctgcctgcctccgTGTCATTGGCTTCCTGAGGCGCATGGACATCTTCACTGAGGCTGAGTTGAGGGTGAAGTTTCTTCAGGCCCGAGATGCTTGGCTCCGCTCCATCCTGACTGCCATCCCCACCGATGACCCCTATTTCCACATCACAAAAACCATCGAGGCCTGCCGGGTCCACCTGTTTGACATCATCACTCAGTACCGCGCAATCTTCGCAGACGAGGACCCACTGCTGTCCCCGGCCCCGGGGGAGCACACCGTGAATGAGAGTGCGATCTTCCACGGCTGGGTCCTGCAGAAAGTCTCCCAGTTCCTGCAGGTGCTGGAAGCCGACCTCCACCGGGGGATAGGCGGCCGCCTGGACTCTCTGCTGGGCCAGTGCATGTACTTTGGGCTCTCCTTCAGCCGGGTGGGCGCTGATTTCCGGGGCCAGTTGGCTCCTGTTTTCCAGCAGGTCGCTATCAGCACTTTCCAGAAAGCAATTCAGGAGGCGGTGGAGAAGTTCCAAGATGAAATGAACTCCTACACCCTCATCTTGGCTCCAGCCATTTTGGGCAGCAGCAACCTGCCTGCTGCTGTGCCAGCGACTCAGCCAGGGACCCTGCAGCCGCCCATGGTGCTCTTGGACTTCCCACCCCTGGCCTGCTTCCTCAACAACATCCTGGTCGCCTTCAATGATCTGCGCCTTTGCTGCCCCATAGCCCTGGCGCAGGATGTGACTGGGGTCCTGGAGGACGCCCTTGCTAAG GTAACCAGAGTCATCCTGGGCTTCCATCGTGCTGAAGAGGCTGCCTTCACCAATGGGGAGCGAGAGCTTTTCATCCAGTTCTGCACTGTCTTCCTGGAGGACCTCGTTCCTTATTTAAATCGCTGTCTCCAAGTCCTTTTTCCACCAGCTCAGATAGCACAGACATTAg GCATTCCACCCACTCAGCTCTCCAAGTACGGAAACCTTGGGCATGTCAACATCAGCATCGTCCAGGAGCCTCTCGCCTTTATCCTGCCGAAGAAAGAGATGGTCTTCTGTCTGGATGAGAGGGAGCCAGCGCCAGAGCTCACAGCTCCAGCTGCGGCCCCAGAACTCCCAGCTGAGGA CCCCC GGCTGGACCCCAGAGGAGAGCAGGTGGTGTGGCAGGCCAGTGGGTGGGCAGCGCGCATCATCCAGCACGAGATGGACCACTTGCAGGGCTGCCTGTTCATTGACAAAATGGATAGCAAGACATTTACAAACGTCCACTGGATGGAGGTGAATGACTAA
- the COG8 gene encoding conserved oligomeric Golgi complex subunit 8 isoform X4: MATTEVLPSSASASSPATAAALGDVEDEGLLASLFRDRFPEAQWRERPDVGRYLRELSGSGLERLRREPERLAEERAQLLQQTRDLAFANYKTFIRGAECTERIHRLFGDVEASVGRLLERLPSFQQSCRNFVKEAEEISSNRRMNTLTLNRHTEILEILEIPQLMDTCVRNSYYEEALELAAYVRRLEKKYSSIPVIQGIVNEVRQSMQLMLSQLVQQLRTSVQLPACLRVIGFLRRMDIFTEAELRVKFLQARDAWLRSILTAIPTDDPYFHITKTIEACRVHLFDIITQYRAIFADEDPLLSPAPGEHTVNESAIFHGWVLQKVSQFLQVLEADLHRGIGGRLDSLLGQCMYFGLSFSRVGADFRGQLAPVFQQVAISTFQKAIQEAVEKFQDEMNSYTLILAPAILGSSNLPAAVPATQPGTLQPPMVLLDFPPLACFLNNILVAFNDLRLCCPIALAQDVTGVLEDALAKGWTPEESRWCGRPVGGQRASSSTRWTTCRAACSLTKWIARHLQTSTGWR; the protein is encoded by the exons ATGGCGACGACGGAGGTACTCCCGTCCTCCGCTTCGGCTTCCTCCCCGGCCACCGCAGCGGCTCTCGGGGACGTGGAGGATGAAGGGCTCCTGGCGTCGCTGTTCCGGGATCGCTTCCCCGAGGCCCAGTGGCGGGAACGGCCCGACGTGGGCCGCTACCTCCGGGAGCTGAGCGGCTCCGGGCTGGAGCGGCTGCGGCGCGAGCCCGAGCGCCTGGCGGAGGAGCGCGCCCAGCTGCTGCAGCAAACGCGCGACCTGGCCTTCGCCAACTACAAGACCTTCATCCGCGGCGCCGAGTGCACCGAGCGCATCCACCGCCTGTTTGGCGACGTGGAGGCGTCGGTCGGCCGCCTGCTCGAGCGCCTGCCCAGCTTCCAGCAGAGCTGCAG GAACTTCGTGAAAGAGGCTGAGGAGATCAGCTCCAACCGCCGGATGAACACCCTGACTCTGAACCGGCACACGGAAATCCTGGAAATCTTAGAGATTCCTCAGCTCATGGATACCTGTGTCCGAAACAGCTACTACGAAGAGGCCCTGGAGCTCGCAGCCTACGTTCGCCGACTGGAAAAGAAATACTCCTCCATCCCTGTCATCCAG GGCATTGTGAACGAAGTGCGCCAGTCCATGCAGCTGATGCTGAGCCAGCTGGTCCAGCAGCTGAGGACCAGCGTccagctccctgcctgcctccgTGTCATTGGCTTCCTGAGGCGCATGGACATCTTCACTGAGGCTGAGTTGAGGGTGAAGTTTCTTCAGGCCCGAGATGCTTGGCTCCGCTCCATCCTGACTGCCATCCCCACCGATGACCCCTATTTCCACATCACAAAAACCATCGAGGCCTGCCGGGTCCACCTGTTTGACATCATCACTCAGTACCGCGCAATCTTCGCAGACGAGGACCCACTGCTGTCCCCGGCCCCGGGGGAGCACACCGTGAATGAGAGTGCGATCTTCCACGGCTGGGTCCTGCAGAAAGTCTCCCAGTTCCTGCAGGTGCTGGAAGCCGACCTCCACCGGGGGATAGGCGGCCGCCTGGACTCTCTGCTGGGCCAGTGCATGTACTTTGGGCTCTCCTTCAGCCGGGTGGGCGCTGATTTCCGGGGCCAGTTGGCTCCTGTTTTCCAGCAGGTCGCTATCAGCACTTTCCAGAAAGCAATTCAGGAGGCGGTGGAGAAGTTCCAAGATGAAATGAACTCCTACACCCTCATCTTGGCTCCAGCCATTTTGGGCAGCAGCAACCTGCCTGCTGCTGTGCCAGCGACTCAGCCAGGGACCCTGCAGCCGCCCATGGTGCTCTTGGACTTCCCACCCCTGGCCTGCTTCCTCAACAACATCCTGGTCGCCTTCAATGATCTGCGCCTTTGCTGCCCCATAGCCCTGGCGCAGGATGTGACTGGGGTCCTGGAGGACGCCCTTGCTAAG GGCTGGACCCCAGAGGAGAGCAGGTGGTGTGGCAGGCCAGTGGGTGGGCAGCGCGCATCATCCAGCACGAGATGGACCACTTGCAGGGCTGCCTGTTCATTGACAAAATGGATAGCAAGACATTTACAAACGTCCACTGGATGGAGGTGA